One part of the Enterococcus sp. DIV1094 genome encodes these proteins:
- a CDS encoding type B 50S ribosomal protein L31: MKENIHPDYHPVVFLDSTTGFKFLSGSTKTSQETVEWEDGNTYPVIRVEVTSDSHPFYTGRQKFTQADGRVDRFNKKYGLKDANAAE; the protein is encoded by the coding sequence ATGAAAGAAAATATCCATCCAGATTACCATCCAGTAGTATTTTTGGATTCTACAACTGGTTTCAAATTCTTGTCAGGTTCAACAAAAACTTCACAAGAAACAGTTGAATGGGAAGACGGTAATACATACCCAGTCATCCGTGTCGAAGTAACTTCTGACTCACATCCATTCTATACTGGACGTCAAAAATTCACACAAGCAGACGGACGTGTGGACCGTTTCAACAAAAAATACGGTCTCAAAGACGCAAACGCTGCGGAATAA